The Nitrospira sp. genome contains a region encoding:
- the rmuC gene encoding DNA recombination protein RmuC: MIPLFTGFGAGLLLGGLLVGLWVTGRLRAQSQRAEATVDELRTQLDVERAAAASLHERLSEAQRARVTAETRLEEAARQLTEQKSLIDHTRHELVESFQALSGEALKQNNEAFLKLATVSFETLHVKADGDLAQRQQAIDALVRPLHESLQRYDEQLRLLEQSRQSAYGGLDLHLKLLAESQQRLQQETGNLVKALRAPTIRGQWGELTLKRVAELAGMVEHCDFVEQHSVTGDDGRFRPDMVVRLPGGRQIIVDAKTVLSAYLDAHEAQNETQQAEALRRHAAQVKSRMDELSLKAYWTQFEHAPEFVVLFLPGEQFLGAALDQDPHLIEEGFARGIVLATPATLIALLRAVAYGWRQEQLNAHAEEAGRLGKELYERMAVLTEHMNDVGQALGKSVSAYNRAVGSLETRILPAARRFKELGVSSEKDIPILEPTAVVPRKSLPFDIE, translated from the coding sequence ATGATCCCACTTTTCACCGGCTTTGGGGCGGGACTGCTCTTGGGCGGCCTGCTGGTAGGGCTCTGGGTTACCGGTCGCTTACGCGCCCAGTCTCAAAGAGCGGAAGCAACCGTCGATGAATTGCGAACACAGCTCGACGTAGAACGTGCTGCCGCCGCTTCCCTCCACGAAAGACTGTCCGAAGCTCAGCGGGCCCGGGTCACCGCCGAAACTCGTTTGGAAGAAGCGGCACGACAGCTCACGGAGCAAAAATCCCTGATCGACCATACACGTCATGAACTTGTGGAATCATTTCAGGCCCTCTCCGGCGAAGCCTTAAAGCAGAACAACGAGGCGTTCTTGAAGCTTGCCACCGTGTCGTTTGAAACCCTTCACGTCAAAGCCGACGGAGATTTAGCGCAGCGACAACAAGCGATCGACGCCTTGGTTCGCCCGCTCCACGAATCACTTCAACGCTATGACGAGCAGCTGCGCCTGCTCGAACAATCACGCCAGTCGGCCTACGGGGGATTGGATCTCCATCTGAAATTACTCGCGGAATCGCAGCAACGGTTGCAGCAGGAGACCGGGAACCTCGTCAAGGCCTTGCGGGCTCCGACCATACGGGGCCAATGGGGCGAATTGACGTTGAAACGAGTGGCCGAGCTCGCTGGGATGGTTGAGCACTGCGATTTCGTCGAGCAACACTCCGTGACCGGCGACGACGGCCGTTTCCGGCCGGATATGGTCGTTCGGCTGCCGGGGGGGCGCCAGATCATCGTGGACGCCAAAACCGTCCTCTCGGCCTACCTCGATGCCCATGAAGCTCAGAACGAGACCCAACAGGCCGAAGCCTTGCGCCGCCATGCCGCTCAGGTCAAGAGCCGTATGGATGAACTGTCGCTGAAAGCCTATTGGACGCAGTTCGAGCATGCGCCGGAATTTGTCGTGTTGTTCCTTCCTGGTGAGCAGTTTCTCGGAGCGGCGTTGGATCAGGACCCTCATCTCATTGAAGAGGGATTTGCGCGCGGTATTGTGTTGGCCACGCCGGCGACGCTGATCGCCTTGCTTCGTGCGGTTGCATACGGATGGCGGCAAGAGCAACTGAACGCCCATGCCGAAGAAGCCGGCCGGCTCGGCAAAGAATTGTACGAACGCATGGCGGTGCTGACGGAACATATGAACGATGTAGGACAAGCCCTCGGCAAGAGCGTGTCGGCGTATAACCGCGCCGTCGGTTCCCTTGAGACACGGATTCTCCCGGCTGCGCGGCGATTCAAAGAATTGGGAGTGTCGTCTGAGAAGGACATCCCCATCCTTGAGCCGACGGCGGTCGTTCCACGCAAGAGCTTGCCGTTTGATATTGAATGA